Part of the Thermomicrobiales bacterium genome, GACGGCGTGGACACGGCCGAGTCCTATGGCGACCCCCTTCAGGTGTTGCGCGATTTGCTGTCCGAGTATCAGTCGAGCCGGATGCCGGGATTGCCGTTACCCCGTTTTCTTGGCGGTGCGGTCGGCTACCTGTCATTCGAGGCGGTAAATGCGTTCGAACCGCGAGTGGGAAGGGCCAAGGGAGCGGGACGCTCACTGCCGGATGGTTCTTTCATGATCGTCGATGGGCTTCTGGTCTTCGACAATCTGGAACGCACGATCAAGGTTGTCAGCCACGTCGATCTTCGTCATGCCCGGTCGATTCGCAGCGCATACGAGGCAGCGACAGCCAGGATCGAAGCAACGATCAGCAGGCTGAGAGCACCGCTGCCGCCATTGCCTCACGGTATACCGGAACCTCCTCTGCCGATCGACGACCGACTGATCCCCAACACTTCGCGAAGCCACTATGACCATATGATCGAACGCGCGAAGGAATACATTCTGGAGGGCGATATCTTCCAGGTTGTCCTTTCGCATCGACTTGACGTGCCGACGCCTGTGCATCCGTTCACCATCTACCGCGCATTGCGCGCCGTCAACCCTTCACCGTATATGTTCTATCTCGATTTCGTCGATCACCACATCGTGGGAGCGTCGCCAGAACTGCTGGTCCGGCTGGAGGACGGGGTGGTGACGAATCACCCCATTGCCGGCACTCGCCCCCGCGGTCAGACGCCCGAGCAGGATGCAGCGCTGGCTACCGAGCTACTCGCCGACGAAAAGGAACGTGCCGAGCATGTGATGCTGGTCGACCTGGGCCGCAACGATGTTGGCCGCGTTTCCCGGTCGGGAACCGTTCGCGTGCCGCGATTCATGGAGATCGACCGATATTCACACGTCATGCACATCGTGACGCATGTGGAGGGGGATCTCGCGCCGGAACTTGACTGTTTCGATGCACTGCGCGCCTGTTTCCCGGCCGGGACCGTTTCCGGCGCTCCCAAGGTGCGGGCGATGGAGATCATCACCGAACTGGAGGTCGATAAACGCGGACCCTATTCCGGTGCCGTTGGCTATATGGACTTTGCGGGTGGCATGGACACCTGCATCGCATTGCGGACCCTCGTCTACAGCGATGGCGTGGCGTCGTTGCAGGCTGGTGGTGGCGTCGTGGCCGACAGTACCGCCGATGGAGAATACGCGGAAACATTTCACAAGATGCGGGCTCTCATGCGAGCCATCGAGTTCGCTGAACGCATCGAGTACGAAGAATTCGGGCCTGATGCCATGGGAGCACAGTCATGATTCTACTCATCGACAACTACGATTTCGTTCACCTTCAATCTCTATCAGTTCCTGACCGAACTCGGTCCCGAGGTTAAAGTTGTGCGCAACGACGCCATCGACGTCCATGTGATTGAAGACATCGATGGGCGATCTGCAGGGAATCGTCGTCTCACCGGGTCCCTGCACTCCGGGCCGAGGCGATTTCGGTACCGGTCATCGCGCACTTTGCCGGGCGGATACCGATTCTGGGTGCCCGTCTTTGGGCCATCGCATTATCGGCGCTGCGTTCGGAGCCACTATCCTGAAGGCGCCT contains:
- the trpE gene encoding anthranilate synthase component I, whose product is MVTALSSKPPVAQRGAFSPSLEELEHWLASEKTPPRLVPIYREVMADTETPVTALAKLRDETPCFILESIEGGERVARYSFVGSRPVATLTFRNDLAHLSRDGVDTAESYGDPLQVLRDLLSEYQSSRMPGLPLPRFLGGAVGYLSFEAVNAFEPRVGRAKGAGRSLPDGSFMIVDGLLVFDNLERTIKVVSHVDLRHARSIRSAYEAATARIEATISRLRAPLPPLPHGIPEPPLPIDDRLIPNTSRSHYDHMIERAKEYILEGDIFQVVLSHRLDVPTPVHPFTIYRALRAVNPSPYMFYLDFVDHHIVGASPELLVRLEDGVVTNHPIAGTRPRGQTPEQDAALATELLADEKERAEHVMLVDLGRNDVGRVSRSGTVRVPRFMEIDRYSHVMHIVTHVEGDLAPELDCFDALRACFPAGTVSGAPKVRAMEIITELEVDKRGPYSGAVGYMDFAGGMDTCIALRTLVYSDGVASLQAGGGVVADSTADGEYAETFHKMRALMRAIEFAERIEYEEFGPDAMGAQS